The following are encoded in a window of Streptomyces sp. Go-475 genomic DNA:
- a CDS encoding prenyltransferase/squalene oxidase repeat-containing protein — protein MNVRRSAAVLAAVAVIGAAAPATAAPSPSPSQAFPSALYGDKDPKFDGVWRQSLALLAQDTVGVRPAAKSVEWLVRQQCADGGFASYRPDPATACDAKTVLDTNATSAAVQALAALGGHDDVTAKAVDWLKSVQNEDGGWGYAAGGASDTNSTSVVIGALTAVREKPDRVEKGGKSPYDALLKLALPCGGDGDGAFAFQPDKKGELTANADATAAGVLGALGQGMVVKPGGKSDAACAQPRTPEQAAANGAAYLTSALGKDDDHLMSALAGAEPQPDYGNTADAVVALAAHGDTAQAEKSLRWLEKNAASWAAQNGPAAYAQLIFAAHATGTDPRDFGGADLVKQLNATGPAPQGAAKADADAKDEKQDSDSVFGVWWYVGVCLVAGIGIGFLFTGRRKQQP, from the coding sequence ATGAACGTCCGCCGCAGCGCCGCGGTCCTGGCCGCCGTCGCCGTGATCGGCGCCGCCGCGCCGGCCACGGCCGCCCCGTCCCCCTCGCCGTCCCAGGCGTTCCCCTCCGCCCTGTACGGCGACAAGGACCCGAAGTTCGACGGCGTCTGGCGCCAGTCGCTCGCGCTGCTCGCGCAGGACACGGTCGGGGTGAGGCCGGCGGCGAAGTCCGTGGAGTGGCTGGTGCGCCAGCAGTGCGCGGACGGCGGGTTCGCCTCCTACCGGCCCGACCCGGCCACGGCGTGTGACGCGAAGACCGTGCTCGACACCAACGCCACGTCCGCCGCCGTGCAGGCGCTGGCCGCGCTCGGCGGCCACGACGACGTCACGGCCAAGGCCGTCGACTGGCTGAAGTCCGTCCAGAACGAGGACGGCGGCTGGGGCTACGCGGCGGGCGGCGCCAGCGACACCAACTCGACGTCGGTCGTCATCGGCGCGCTCACCGCCGTGCGCGAGAAGCCGGACCGGGTCGAGAAGGGCGGCAAGTCGCCCTACGACGCGCTGCTGAAGCTCGCGCTGCCCTGCGGCGGGGACGGCGACGGCGCGTTCGCGTTCCAGCCGGACAAGAAGGGCGAGCTGACCGCCAACGCGGACGCCACGGCGGCGGGGGTGCTGGGCGCGCTGGGCCAGGGCATGGTGGTGAAGCCGGGCGGGAAGTCCGACGCGGCGTGCGCGCAGCCGCGCACGCCGGAGCAGGCGGCGGCGAACGGGGCCGCGTATCTCACGTCCGCCCTCGGCAAGGACGACGACCACCTGATGTCCGCCCTGGCGGGTGCCGAGCCGCAGCCCGACTACGGCAACACCGCCGACGCCGTCGTCGCGCTCGCCGCGCACGGCGACACGGCGCAGGCGGAGAAGTCCCTGCGCTGGCTGGAGAAGAACGCCGCGAGCTGGGCCGCCCAGAACGGTCCCGCCGCCTACGCCCAGCTGATCTTCGCCGCGCACGCGACGGGCACGGACCCGCGCGACTTCGGCGGCGCGGACCTGGTGAAGCAGCTGAACGCGACGGGCCCGGCCCCGCAGGGCGCCGCAAAGGCTGACGCGGACGCCAAGGACGAGAAGCAGGACTCCGACTCCGTGTTCGGCGTGTGGTGGTACGTCGGCGTCTGCCTCGTCGCCGGGATCGGCATCGGGTTCCTGTTCACCGGCCGCCGGAAGCAGCAGCCGTGA
- a CDS encoding SCO2322 family protein yields the protein MIRRAVVLLLASLLLCAGAGQAQAAGYRYWSFWERDGDRWVYATQGPSMARPSDGDVQGFRFAVSEDSSDAARPRGTADFASICAKTPARDGRKRVALLLDFGTPADAPKGETPPSARTACAQVSPDATTAQALAAVAGPLRYDTNALLCAISGYPERGCGEQVSGKQRKPAAEKKEQPDDGPSLGLLAGIAVVALLGGAAVRQVRRRG from the coding sequence GTGATCCGCCGGGCCGTTGTCCTCCTGCTGGCCTCGCTCCTGCTGTGCGCGGGGGCGGGGCAGGCGCAGGCCGCGGGCTACCGGTACTGGTCGTTCTGGGAGCGCGACGGCGACCGCTGGGTCTACGCGACCCAGGGCCCGTCCATGGCCCGCCCCTCGGACGGTGACGTCCAGGGCTTCCGGTTCGCGGTGAGCGAGGACTCCTCCGACGCGGCCCGGCCGCGCGGTACGGCCGACTTCGCGTCGATCTGCGCGAAGACGCCGGCCCGGGACGGCCGGAAGCGCGTCGCGCTGCTCCTCGACTTCGGCACCCCCGCGGACGCCCCCAAGGGCGAAACCCCGCCCTCCGCGAGAACGGCCTGTGCCCAGGTCTCGCCCGACGCGACGACGGCACAGGCCCTGGCGGCGGTGGCCGGGCCGCTGCGCTACGACACGAACGCCCTGCTGTGCGCGATCTCGGGCTACCCGGAGCGGGGCTGCGGCGAGCAGGTGTCGGGGAAGCAGCGGAAGCCGGCGGCGGAGAAGAAGGAACAGCCGGACGACGGCCCGTCCCTGGGCCTGCTGGCGGGCATCGCGGTGGTGGCGCTCCTGGGCGGGGCGGCGGTCCGGCAGGTACGCCGGCGTGGGTAG
- a CDS encoding CbiQ family ECF transporter T component has product MGRSLHPGAWWLWALALGTAATRTTNPLLLALLVAVSAYVVAARRPDTPWSRSYGAFVKLAFAVLLIRLLFATLLGSPIPGTHTLFTLPEVALPAWAQGIRLGGEVTAEALVFALYDGLKLATLLVCVGAANALANPSRLLKSLPGALYEMGVAVVVALTFAPNLIADVQRLRAARRLRGRPDQGVRGLLQVGLPVLEGALERSVSLAAAMDARGYGRTARVPTAVRRTTAALTLGGLLGVCAGTYGLLTAEGGGYGVPVLLVGLAAALAGLKLGGRRSLRTRYRPDRWDLRAWLVIASGVAVAALLTLASVRDPAALHPGVVPLVAPTLPVWPAGAVLLGLLPAFAAPDPKEPS; this is encoded by the coding sequence GTGGGTAGGTCGCTCCACCCCGGCGCCTGGTGGCTGTGGGCCCTGGCCCTCGGTACCGCGGCCACCCGCACCACCAACCCCCTCCTGCTCGCCCTCCTCGTCGCCGTCTCCGCGTACGTCGTGGCCGCCCGCCGCCCCGACACCCCCTGGTCCCGCTCCTACGGCGCGTTCGTCAAACTCGCTTTCGCCGTGCTGCTGATCCGCCTGCTCTTCGCGACGCTCCTCGGCTCCCCCATTCCCGGCACGCACACCCTGTTCACCCTCCCCGAAGTCGCCCTGCCCGCCTGGGCGCAGGGCATCCGCCTCGGCGGCGAGGTCACGGCCGAGGCCCTCGTCTTCGCCCTGTACGACGGCCTGAAGCTGGCCACGCTGCTCGTCTGCGTCGGCGCCGCGAACGCCCTGGCCAACCCCTCCCGCCTGCTCAAGTCCCTCCCGGGGGCGCTCTACGAGATGGGCGTCGCGGTGGTCGTGGCGCTCACCTTCGCGCCGAACCTCATCGCCGACGTCCAGCGGCTGCGCGCAGCCCGCCGTCTGCGCGGCCGCCCGGACCAGGGCGTCCGGGGCCTGCTGCAGGTGGGGCTGCCGGTCCTGGAGGGCGCCCTGGAGCGCTCGGTCTCCCTCGCCGCCGCGATGGACGCCCGCGGCTACGGCCGTACCGCGCGGGTCCCCACCGCCGTACGCCGCACCACCGCCGCCCTCACCCTCGGCGGCCTGCTCGGCGTCTGCGCGGGAACGTACGGGCTCCTCACGGCCGAGGGCGGCGGCTACGGCGTTCCCGTGCTCCTCGTCGGCCTCGCCGCCGCCCTCGCGGGCCTGAAGCTCGGCGGCCGCCGCTCCCTGCGCACCCGCTACCGCCCGGACCGCTGGGACCTGCGCGCCTGGCTCGTCATCGCCTCGGGCGTGGCGGTCGCGGCCCTGCTCACCCTCGCCTCCGTGCGCGACCCCGCGGCCCTGCACCCGGGTGTGGTCCCGCTCGTCGCCCCGACTCTGCCCGTCTGGCCCGCCGGGGCCGTCCTCCTCGGCCTGCTGCCCGCGTTCGCCGCCCCCGACCCCAAGGAGCCGTCGTGA
- a CDS encoding ABC transporter ATP-binding protein, producing MIRFEDVSVTYDGAAEPTVRGVDFEVPEGELVLLAGPSGVGKSTVLGAVSGLVPHFTGGTLRGRVTVAGRDTRTHKPRELADVVGTVGQDPLAHFVTDTVEDELAYGMESLGLAPDVMRRRVEETLDLLGLAALRDRPIATLSGGQQQRVAIGSVLTPHPSVLVLDEPTSALDPAAAEEVLAVLQRLVHDLGTTVLMAEHRLERVIQYADRVVLLPSPGAAPVLGPPAEVMAVSPVYPPVVALGRLAGWTPLPMTVRDARRRAGDVRQQLDNALKGRGELREQPRTRRSRERSEPPAPVGALRSLSVTRGRIRALRAIDLTITPGETIALMGRNGAGKSTLLNTLVGLVKPSSGTARLGEATPHRTAPKDLVHKVGLVPQEPRDLLYADTVAAECAAADKDAGAPPGTCRALVSELLPGVTDDIHPRDLSEGQRLALALAVVLTARPPLVLLDEPTRGLDYAAKARLVAVLRGLAAEGHAIVLATHDVELAAELAHRVVLLADGEVIADGPTADVVVSSPSYAPQVTKILAPQHWLTVSQVRAALRPEATA from the coding sequence GTGATCCGCTTCGAGGATGTGTCCGTCACGTACGACGGGGCCGCCGAACCGACCGTCCGGGGCGTCGACTTCGAGGTCCCCGAGGGCGAACTCGTCCTCCTGGCGGGCCCGTCCGGGGTGGGCAAGTCGACCGTGCTGGGCGCGGTCAGCGGTCTCGTCCCGCACTTCACCGGCGGCACCCTGCGCGGCCGGGTCACGGTCGCCGGCCGCGACACCCGCACGCACAAGCCGCGTGAACTGGCCGACGTGGTGGGCACGGTCGGCCAGGACCCGCTCGCCCACTTCGTCACCGACACCGTGGAGGACGAACTGGCCTACGGCATGGAGTCGCTGGGCCTCGCGCCGGACGTGATGCGCCGGCGCGTGGAGGAGACCCTCGACCTGCTCGGCCTCGCCGCCCTGCGCGACCGGCCGATCGCCACGCTCTCCGGGGGCCAGCAGCAGCGCGTCGCGATCGGCTCGGTCCTCACCCCGCACCCGAGCGTCCTGGTCCTGGACGAGCCGACCTCCGCGCTCGACCCGGCGGCGGCCGAGGAGGTCCTGGCGGTCCTCCAGCGCCTGGTGCACGACCTCGGCACGACGGTCCTCATGGCCGAACACCGCCTGGAACGCGTCATCCAGTACGCCGACCGGGTCGTCCTGCTGCCGAGCCCGGGCGCCGCCCCCGTACTGGGCCCCCCGGCCGAGGTGATGGCCGTCTCCCCGGTGTACCCCCCGGTGGTGGCCCTGGGCCGCCTGGCGGGCTGGACTCCGTTGCCGATGACGGTCCGCGACGCGAGGCGCAGGGCAGGGGATGTGAGGCAACAGCTGGACAACGCCCTCAAGGGGCGCGGGGAACTGCGCGAGCAACCACGTACACGCCGCAGTCGCGAACGCTCCGAACCCCCCGCCCCGGTAGGCGCACTCCGCTCCCTCTCGGTCACCCGCGGCCGCATCCGGGCCCTCCGCGCCATCGACCTCACCATCACCCCCGGCGAAACCATCGCCCTCATGGGCCGCAACGGCGCCGGAAAATCCACCCTGCTCAACACCCTGGTCGGCTTGGTGAAGCCCAGCTCGGGAACCGCCCGGCTCGGCGAAGCCACCCCGCACCGCACCGCCCCCAAGGACCTCGTCCACAAGGTCGGCTTGGTCCCGCAGGAACCCCGCGACCTGCTCTACGCCGACACCGTCGCCGCCGAGTGCGCCGCGGCCGACAAGGACGCCGGCGCACCCCCCGGCACCTGCCGCGCCCTCGTCTCCGAACTGCTCCCGGGCGTCACGGACGACATCCACCCCCGGGACCTCTCCGAGGGGCAGCGGCTCGCGCTGGCCCTGGCCGTCGTCCTGACGGCCCGGCCCCCGCTGGTCCTGCTGGACGAGCCGACCCGGGGCCTGGACTACGCGGCGAAGGCCCGCCTGGTCGCGGTGCTGCGCGGCCTGGCCGCCGAGGGGCACGCCATCGTGCTGGCCACGCACGACGTGGAGCTGGCGGCCGAGCTCGCGCACCGGGTGGTGCTGCTCGCCGACGGCGAGGTGATCGCCGACGGGCCGACGGCGGACGTCGTGGTCTCCTCCCCGTCCTACGCCCCGCAGGTCACCAAGATCCTGGCGCCCCAGCACTGGCTCACGGTCTCCCAGGTCCGCGCGGCCCTCCGGCCCGAGGCCACCGCATGA
- a CDS encoding ECF transporter S component: MSTQRTQRQARAVRLGPRSLAALALVSAVGVAGFGWPFLAPPTSRIGAHTQDAPWLFAGLLVLLVAVVAAAISESGLGPKAVAMLGVLAATGAALRPIGAGTAGIEPMFFLMVLSGRVLGPGFGFVLGSVTMFASALLTGGVGPWLPFQMLAMGWFAMGAGLLPGPDRLRGRAELALLAAYGFLAAFAYGTIMNLAGWPFMSALASNVAFDPHAPVATNLARFLAYCLATSLGWDLGRAVVTVVLTLVLGPAVLRALRRATRRAAFETPVTFDGPDRGPAGEAPHMTQVTYEPGP, from the coding sequence ATGAGCACGCAACGCACGCAACGGCAGGCGCGGGCCGTCCGCCTCGGCCCCCGCTCCCTCGCCGCCCTGGCCCTGGTCAGCGCGGTGGGTGTGGCCGGCTTCGGCTGGCCCTTCCTCGCGCCGCCCACCTCGCGGATCGGCGCGCACACGCAGGACGCCCCCTGGCTCTTCGCGGGCCTGCTGGTCCTGCTCGTGGCGGTCGTGGCCGCGGCGATCTCGGAGTCCGGGCTGGGCCCGAAGGCGGTCGCGATGCTCGGCGTGCTGGCCGCCACGGGAGCCGCCCTGCGGCCGATCGGCGCCGGTACCGCCGGTATCGAGCCGATGTTCTTCCTGATGGTGCTGAGCGGCCGGGTCCTCGGCCCGGGCTTCGGATTCGTCCTGGGCTCGGTGACGATGTTCGCGTCCGCGCTGCTCACGGGCGGGGTCGGGCCCTGGCTGCCGTTCCAGATGCTGGCGATGGGCTGGTTCGCGATGGGCGCGGGCCTGCTGCCCGGCCCGGACCGGCTGCGCGGCCGGGCGGAGCTCGCGCTGCTCGCGGCCTACGGCTTCCTCGCCGCCTTCGCCTACGGCACGATCATGAACCTGGCCGGCTGGCCCTTCATGAGCGCCCTCGCCTCGAACGTCGCCTTCGACCCGCACGCGCCGGTCGCCACGAACCTGGCCCGTTTCCTCGCGTACTGCCTGGCCACCTCGCTCGGCTGGGACCTGGGCCGCGCGGTCGTCACCGTCGTCCTGACGCTCGTGCTCGGCCCGGCGGTCCTCAGGGCGCTGCGCCGTGCCACGCGCCGGGCGGCCTTCGAGACGCCGGTCACGTTCGACGGGCCCGATCGGGGCCCCGCGGGTGAAGCCCCCCACATGACCCAGGTCACGTACGAACCGGGGCCGTAG
- a CDS encoding transglycosylase SLT domain-containing protein: MPAASVLRRAATPKKALAAAALTAATCGTLIAAAPAQAAPTGASSAQAVAKKMIGDDAQYQCFSKIVERESHWDVHAQNASSGAYGLVQALPGAKMASAGSDWKTNAATQIEWGLDYMKDRYGSACGAWDFWQTNHWY; this comes from the coding sequence GTGCCCGCCGCTTCCGTTCTCCGCCGCGCCGCCACCCCGAAGAAGGCTCTCGCCGCTGCCGCCCTGACCGCGGCCACCTGCGGCACCCTGATCGCCGCCGCTCCCGCGCAGGCCGCGCCGACAGGGGCCTCCTCGGCGCAGGCGGTCGCGAAGAAGATGATCGGCGACGACGCCCAGTACCAGTGCTTCTCCAAGATCGTCGAGCGGGAGAGCCACTGGGACGTGCACGCGCAGAACGCCTCCAGCGGCGCCTACGGCCTGGTCCAGGCCCTGCCGGGCGCCAAGATGGCCTCGGCCGGCTCCGACTGGAAGACCAACGCGGCCACCCAGATCGAGTGGGGCCTGGACTACATGAAGGACCGCTACGGCAGCGCCTGCGGCGCCTGGGACTTCTGGCAGACCAACCACTGGTACTGA
- a CDS encoding cytochrome P450, with amino-acid sequence MPRPALPDGFDFTDPDVLHHRVPLPEFAELRRAEPVRWIPQSGNVAGFQDEGYWAVTRHADVKYVSTHPELFSSSVNTAIIRFNEHIQRDAIDAQRLILLNMDPPEHTRVRQIVQRGFTPRAIRALEGRLRARAQAIVENARARTGPFDFVTQVACELPLQAIAELMGVPQEDRDKIFDWSNKMIAYDDPEYAITEEVGAESATEIIAYAMNMAADRKRCPAHDIVTQLVAAEDEGNLNSDEFGFFVLMLAVAGNETTRNAITHGMHAFLTHPDQWELYKRERPATAAEEIVRWATPVAAFQRTATQDTELGGKPIREGDRVGLFYASANHDPEVFDDPDTFDVTRDPNPHLGFGGGGPHYCLGKSLAVLEIDLIFHAIADAMPGLKLVGDPRRLRSAWINGVKELPVSTG; translated from the coding sequence ATGCCCCGACCAGCGCTTCCCGACGGGTTCGACTTCACCGACCCCGATGTGCTGCACCACCGCGTACCCCTCCCGGAGTTCGCCGAGCTGCGCCGCGCCGAACCGGTCCGCTGGATCCCGCAGTCGGGCAACGTGGCCGGGTTCCAGGACGAGGGCTACTGGGCCGTGACCCGGCACGCGGACGTCAAGTACGTGTCGACGCACCCGGAGTTGTTCTCGTCCTCCGTCAACACCGCGATCATCCGCTTCAACGAGCACATCCAGCGCGACGCCATCGACGCGCAGCGGCTGATCCTGCTCAACATGGACCCGCCGGAGCACACCCGGGTCCGGCAGATCGTGCAGCGCGGGTTCACGCCCCGGGCGATCCGCGCGCTGGAGGGGCGGCTGCGGGCCCGCGCCCAGGCCATCGTCGAGAACGCCCGCGCCCGCACCGGCCCGTTCGACTTCGTCACCCAGGTCGCCTGCGAACTGCCCCTGCAGGCCATCGCCGAGCTGATGGGCGTACCGCAGGAGGACCGGGACAAGATCTTCGACTGGTCCAACAAGATGATCGCGTACGACGACCCGGAGTACGCCATCACCGAGGAGGTCGGCGCCGAGTCGGCCACGGAGATCATCGCCTACGCGATGAACATGGCCGCCGACCGCAAGCGGTGCCCGGCCCACGACATCGTCACGCAGCTGGTCGCGGCGGAGGACGAGGGCAACCTCAACTCGGACGAGTTCGGCTTCTTCGTGCTGATGCTGGCCGTCGCGGGCAACGAGACCACCCGCAACGCCATCACGCACGGCATGCACGCCTTCCTCACCCACCCCGACCAGTGGGAGCTGTACAAGAGGGAGCGCCCGGCGACGGCGGCGGAGGAGATCGTGCGCTGGGCGACCCCGGTGGCCGCCTTCCAGCGCACCGCCACGCAGGACACGGAGCTGGGCGGCAAGCCGATCCGCGAGGGCGACCGCGTCGGCCTGTTCTACGCCTCCGCCAACCACGACCCCGAGGTCTTCGACGACCCGGACACCTTCGACGTCACCCGCGATCCCAACCCGCACCTCGGCTTCGGCGGGGGCGGTCCCCACTACTGCCTCGGCAAGTCCCTCGCCGTGCTGGAGATCGACCTCATCTTCCACGCGATCGCCGACGCCATGCCGGGGCTGAAGCTGGTCGGGGACCCGCGGCGGCTGCGGTCGGCGTGGATCAACGGGGTGAAGGAGCTGCCGGTCAGCACGGGCTGA